The Streptomyces pactum genome contains a region encoding:
- a CDS encoding relaxase/mobilization nuclease domain-containing protein: protein MIAKISGGKDTAGLIRYLFDTKKAKDHTDPHLVASWDGFAPDPGRTDDFDATKRLLVADLDLHVKQARRLGRTPEKHTWHCSIRAAESDRHLSDEEWADIARRVVAATGIAPDGDPDGCRWVAVRHAPDHIHIAATKVRADLRTARHWNDYLTADRELAAIEKEYDLFQVIRGDRTAAARPTRAEQEKARRAGHDTTARERLRATVRTAVAAASTIEEFVSLLSHLDGVLVEVVHFPSGDVRGYKVAVADDAQGPIWYSGSKLAPDLSLPKIQERLAAMGPQPIDQSGRRRPNPWYQATAAAERIAHHLDQPDDGASQAHLAAFGEALDAVVLVTPQAVRPQLREAATAFERATRSRIHAEHHHARALRGAVRAMLREPAPKDGAVLAMFLDAAVLVVIAAARWHQLHHHDQQVAAARETLLHLQAAYGQAAAAPLAALAQRRPPQQTVDRHVRHLRQAVPNHAEQIVEDPAFGALTAALAEAEAVGHDPQQLLQQAADQRALDDADSPARVLTWRIQRLGARPAPSARARAAQARSRAQSPHAPVHVAATPTTLLPPRTRRR from the coding sequence ATGATCGCGAAGATCAGCGGAGGCAAGGACACAGCCGGTCTGATCCGGTACCTGTTCGACACCAAGAAGGCTAAGGACCACACCGACCCCCACCTGGTCGCCTCATGGGACGGCTTCGCCCCCGACCCCGGCCGCACCGACGACTTCGACGCCACGAAGAGGCTCCTCGTGGCCGACCTCGACCTGCACGTCAAACAGGCCAGGCGTCTCGGCCGCACCCCCGAGAAGCACACGTGGCACTGCTCGATCCGAGCCGCCGAGAGCGACCGCCACCTCAGCGACGAGGAGTGGGCCGACATCGCCCGCCGCGTCGTCGCCGCCACCGGCATCGCACCCGACGGAGATCCGGACGGCTGCCGATGGGTCGCAGTCCGCCATGCCCCCGACCACATCCACATTGCCGCCACCAAGGTCCGCGCCGACCTGCGTACGGCCCGCCACTGGAACGACTACCTCACCGCCGATCGCGAACTCGCCGCCATCGAGAAGGAATACGACCTCTTCCAAGTCATCCGCGGTGACCGCACCGCCGCCGCACGCCCCACCCGCGCCGAACAGGAGAAGGCCCGCCGCGCCGGCCACGACACGACCGCCCGCGAACGCCTGCGCGCCACCGTCCGTACTGCTGTGGCCGCCGCCTCCACCATCGAGGAGTTCGTCAGCCTGCTCAGCCACCTCGACGGCGTGCTCGTCGAGGTCGTGCACTTCCCCTCAGGGGACGTACGCGGATACAAGGTCGCCGTCGCCGACGACGCCCAAGGTCCCATTTGGTACTCCGGCTCCAAACTCGCCCCGGACCTGTCTCTCCCCAAGATCCAAGAACGCCTGGCGGCCATGGGGCCGCAGCCCATTGACCAGTCGGGTAGGCGCAGGCCCAACCCCTGGTACCAGGCGACAGCCGCCGCCGAACGCATTGCCCACCACCTGGATCAACCTGACGACGGAGCCTCTCAGGCCCATCTGGCCGCTTTCGGTGAAGCCCTCGACGCCGTTGTCCTTGTCACGCCCCAAGCCGTGCGACCTCAACTCCGAGAAGCAGCAACCGCGTTCGAGCGCGCCACCCGCTCCCGCATCCACGCCGAACACCACCACGCCCGGGCCCTGCGCGGCGCCGTACGAGCAATGCTCCGCGAACCTGCGCCCAAAGACGGAGCCGTCCTGGCGATGTTCCTCGACGCCGCGGTCCTCGTCGTCATCGCCGCCGCTCGCTGGCACCAGCTCCACCATCACGATCAGCAAGTCGCTGCCGCGCGCGAGACGCTGCTCCATCTCCAAGCCGCCTACGGCCAGGCCGCAGCCGCCCCCTTGGCCGCTCTCGCGCAACGCCGACCGCCCCAGCAGACCGTGGATCGGCACGTTCGGCACCTGCGCCAGGCTGTGCCCAACCATGCCGAGCAGATCGTCGAAGACCCCGCCTTCGGCGCTCTCACCGCTGCCCTCGCCGAGGCCGAGGCAGTGGGCCACGATCCGCAGCAGCTCCTCCAACAGGCTGCCGATCAACGCGCCCTTGACGATGCCGACTCTCCCGCACGAGTCCTGACTTGGCGTATTCAACGCCTCGGCGCACGGCCAGCCCCCAGCGCACGAGCCCGTGCAGCGCAGGCTCGCAGCCGAGCACAGAGCCCCCACGCTCCGGTACACGTGGCAGCCACCCCCACAACCTTGCTGCCTCCGCGGACACGGCGGCGCTGA
- a CDS encoding DUF2637 domain-containing protein, whose amino-acid sequence MSARITATAAIRVGIALLAIFAFALSYDALRQMAVAIHIRGLLTYVFPLVIDGFIAIGVGALVMLRAASTWSRVYVWTLVGAATVTSIWANALHAVRLNQQTRQGDGLRLDDFTVGGLSAIAPLALAGAVHLSIVVHRQPTARGPADVARGAADVAPDTAEVAEGPQSSVEPQDHEPSHISPERLALARTAPLGRNGRASRRHIEATFRSRDLTIGRTEADKLKDILQAELDEAVSPQQREPETASASAV is encoded by the coding sequence TTGTCTGCCCGCATCACCGCCACCGCCGCGATTCGCGTCGGCATCGCCCTGCTCGCCATTTTCGCCTTCGCCCTGTCCTACGACGCCCTGCGCCAGATGGCCGTCGCCATCCACATCCGCGGGCTTCTCACCTATGTCTTTCCGCTTGTGATCGACGGGTTCATCGCCATCGGCGTGGGAGCCCTCGTGATGCTGCGCGCCGCCTCGACATGGTCCCGCGTGTACGTATGGACACTCGTCGGCGCCGCAACCGTGACGAGTATCTGGGCCAACGCCCTGCACGCCGTCCGCCTCAACCAGCAGACCCGCCAGGGCGATGGCCTCCGCCTCGACGACTTCACAGTCGGCGGCTTGTCCGCCATCGCTCCGCTCGCCTTGGCCGGCGCGGTCCATCTCTCCATCGTCGTCCACCGCCAGCCCACTGCTCGCGGCCCCGCCGATGTGGCGCGGGGTGCCGCCGACGTGGCGCCGGATACCGCCGAAGTGGCTGAGGGCCCGCAATCCTCCGTCGAACCGCAGGATCACGAGCCCAGCCATATCTCTCCCGAACGGCTCGCCCTCGCGCGCACCGCGCCACTGGGACGCAACGGGCGTGCTTCCCGCCGCCACATCGAAGCCACCTTCCGCAGCAGGGACTTGACCATCGGAAGGACGGAGGCGGACAAGCTCAAGGACATCCTGCAGGCCGAACTCGACGAAGCCGTTTCCCCGCAGCAGAGGGAGCCCGAAACGGCCTCCGCCAGCGCCGTCTGA
- a CDS encoding DUF3631 domain-containing protein: protein MEHAGAEHYSDSNTPSWPPVAVPGQPVDGTASPSPKAPASPVEAPTASPDSEGAELLVGLRAQIKRYVAMPGEEALTAVTLWIAATHLQRAWQHAPRLAIVAPEKRCGKSRLLDVVTETVRNPLITVNASAAAIFRSIDDEDPPALLVDEADTLFSTVKAAEKNEEVRGLINAGHQRNRPTLRVTGPEHKPTAFPTFAMAALAGIGDLPDTVMDRSVVIRMRRRADGEEVAHFRTHRDTPALHTIRDRLTAWLQPLYAQALEMEPAMPVEDRAADTWEPLVVIADLAGGEWPALARTACRVMTDYEAGQDEEGGLRTRLLVGIRRAFAAENDPAVLGTKRLLEALNADKEAPWAEYGPNGLTPRGLQLLLKPYGISSANRRFPDGTQAKGFARNQFLDTWARYCPEPAPAAEPAQPSAEPLPGSAA, encoded by the coding sequence ATGGAACATGCGGGAGCCGAGCACTATTCCGACTCCAACACGCCTTCGTGGCCGCCGGTCGCTGTCCCCGGCCAGCCAGTTGACGGCACGGCATCGCCTTCGCCGAAGGCACCTGCCAGCCCAGTTGAGGCGCCGACCGCGTCGCCCGACTCCGAGGGCGCGGAGCTCTTGGTCGGCCTGCGGGCGCAGATCAAGCGGTACGTGGCAATGCCGGGTGAGGAGGCTCTCACCGCGGTCACGCTGTGGATCGCGGCTACGCATTTGCAGCGGGCGTGGCAGCATGCGCCGCGTCTGGCGATCGTGGCTCCGGAGAAGCGGTGCGGCAAGTCACGGCTGCTGGACGTGGTGACCGAGACCGTCCGCAACCCGCTGATCACGGTCAACGCCAGCGCGGCGGCTATCTTCCGCTCGATCGACGACGAGGACCCGCCGGCTCTCCTGGTCGACGAGGCCGACACCCTCTTCAGCACCGTCAAGGCGGCGGAGAAGAACGAGGAGGTGCGCGGCCTGATCAACGCCGGCCACCAGCGCAACCGGCCCACGCTGCGGGTGACCGGGCCCGAGCACAAGCCCACCGCGTTCCCCACCTTCGCCATGGCGGCGCTCGCCGGGATCGGTGATCTGCCGGACACGGTGATGGACCGGTCGGTGGTCATCCGGATGCGGCGCCGCGCGGACGGCGAGGAGGTGGCGCACTTCCGCACCCACCGCGACACCCCTGCCCTGCACACGATCCGTGACCGGCTCACCGCCTGGCTCCAGCCGCTGTACGCCCAGGCGTTGGAGATGGAGCCGGCCATGCCGGTCGAGGACCGCGCGGCCGACACCTGGGAACCTCTGGTGGTCATCGCTGACCTCGCCGGGGGCGAGTGGCCCGCACTCGCCCGCACCGCCTGCCGCGTCATGACCGACTACGAGGCCGGGCAGGACGAGGAAGGCGGCCTGCGCACCCGCCTCCTGGTCGGCATCCGCCGGGCCTTCGCTGCCGAGAACGACCCGGCGGTCCTGGGCACGAAGCGCCTGCTGGAAGCCCTCAACGCGGACAAGGAGGCGCCGTGGGCCGAGTACGGCCCCAACGGGCTGACCCCGCGTGGCCTCCAACTGCTGCTGAAGCCCTACGGCATCAGCTCGGCCAACCGCCGCTTCCCCGACGGCACCCAGGCCAAGGGCTTCGCCCGCAACCAATTCCTCGACACTTGGGCGCGCTACTGCCCTGAACCGGCTCCGGCGGCCGAGCCCGCACAGCCGTCGGCCGAGCCCCTTCCCGGCTCCGCGGCCTGA
- the mobC gene encoding plasmid mobilization relaxosome protein MobC — translation MHDPYHELPISEQEMATGLNSAARYPVGPSKGRSNGGPSAPGVAEGLGHQEVPEEDKLVETPAVPLPRATDAAALHRVARRRQHEPVQRKERVDVRYSAEEKTAILAKARSLNIAGAHYVGAVVMAHLHGDLALSGQRTPLDDYIDELTALRREVARIGHNINQIAKKLHSGGHPHPGDSAMLAQVEPALDAVGATVRHIASAANQAVAKKRAR, via the coding sequence ATGCACGACCCGTACCACGAACTCCCGATCTCCGAGCAGGAGATGGCCACCGGCCTGAACAGCGCAGCAAGGTATCCCGTTGGACCGTCCAAGGGCCGGTCCAACGGGGGTCCCTCCGCCCCAGGGGTGGCGGAGGGGCTCGGGCACCAGGAGGTGCCCGAGGAGGACAAGCTCGTCGAGACCCCCGCCGTTCCGTTGCCGCGAGCCACCGATGCTGCCGCGCTGCACCGCGTCGCCCGCCGCCGTCAGCACGAACCCGTCCAGCGCAAAGAGCGCGTCGACGTGCGCTACAGCGCCGAAGAGAAGACCGCGATCCTCGCCAAGGCGCGGTCCCTGAACATCGCCGGCGCCCACTACGTCGGCGCCGTCGTCATGGCCCACCTCCACGGCGACCTCGCGCTGTCCGGCCAGCGCACCCCACTGGACGACTACATCGACGAACTGACCGCCCTGCGCCGCGAGGTCGCCAGGATCGGCCACAACATCAATCAGATCGCCAAGAAGCTCCACTCCGGCGGCCATCCACACCCTGGGGACAGCGCCATGCTGGCCCAGGTTGAACCCGCCTTGGACGCAGTAGGCGCCACCGTCCGCCACATCGCGTCCGCCGCGAACCAGGCCGTCGCCAAGAAGCGCGCTCGATGA